Within the Bombus vancouverensis nearcticus chromosome 10, iyBomVanc1_principal, whole genome shotgun sequence genome, the region GCTCCTATTGCATCCGGGTTTGTACTTAAAAATAAATACTACTACCTACTAAGAAAAAAGATCTCTTTCTTTTACATTTAAAAAGGCACGATAACGACTAGGTAGAAATAAATGGTACGCCAAAAATAGTTATTTGCTGAAAAGATTATTCGTGCTTCTTATTCAATAAAGCAGCAACTCTGATATAACAGACAAATAAGTTTTGTACGAAGTGCAAATATGTAAATGCAATAATCGTTTCAATCTTCATGAAACTCTTCATTAAGTTTGATTTAAACATTatattacagaatattttctCATATGTAGTACATATCTCTATAAATATAAAGTACTAACATGTGTCGTGAGTTCTGTTTTTAATCTCttctttattgttttcttaagcaaaatatatcattcGAAACTTTATATGAATTCTTTATATGAATGAAATTTCTGAGATTTGATTTCTAAACCAAATTCTCTCGTGCTTTTTCTGTGTACCTTTTTTTAAGCATTTTTAAAAACGTGCTGTTAGAATTCTTGAGATTATTTTGTGGACTTATTTTCACATAAGGCGACAAAATTCTTCTCCTTGAGGATCACCCTGAAACAAAAAAAGAATCATATTTATGTAGACAAAAATATTAAGATTGGATACCTGAATTAAAATTGGTTCGCTCGATGAATCCAACTGGCATGATATGATTATATTATgtcattatatatattattcgacAATTATTAGTTACAGAATCTTAAGCCAATATTAATgaatgttaattttttatgaagAAATTTATGAGAGAAATAAATATTGTACGTTTATTCTTACATGCGTGTAAAGatatacacacgtacatatattaaaaatatacacgcacataatatttactttattggtaagaaatatataattattttattactgaCGCAggcaatttgtatattttaatggAACCTTTTATtctgtaaattaaatttaacgaatGATATATATGTACTTTTGAAACAATGAAATCGTTTGATGAATATTTCCATCAACTGATTTCACTTAGTTAATACCAAACTTTTCtggaaaaatgttaaaataatgTTTATGCATGCATCACATCGGCGAAATTTTCTAATAAGCCTCTATAAatacaaatgaaaaataattttttttatttttatatataaaaaaagatgTTGATTCGTATAAATTTCAAACAATTCAATAAGTAAATATAACAGCAATAAAGTGATGGACTATATGTTAATAACTTTTTAGTATTTTAACGTTTTAGTTGATATAAGTATCAATAAGTAAGAATACCAATAGTATTGTGTTAATAACAATATCGATGATAATGAAAAATGTTGAACAATAactgtatatttatatgtataatgagtTTGTTTAAATATATATCTTAAAGACAATGTGGTTAACTAATGAGATGTTTATATTTTAACcaaaaattacattatattctTAACATTCATGATGTTTTAGTTAAGCGTGAGCATGAAAATAAAGTGCTGTGAAGAAGAAAACACAAAGcaaataatttcttttacttAAAGCGCGAATGACATTGATCATCGACGACTATTTTAACGTTCGATAAGTAGAAAACTTACATAAATTGACCCATCAGAACCGTTCGCTCGCCCACTTAATATGGGTAGAGATATCTTCTCTATGGAATAAGAAGATTCGTTGATGATACATATCccgattttattttatatttaaaacattaaatCTAACAATAAAATCAATTTAAAGAAAACTTAAAGAAACTTTGtataagaattttataaaaataaatgacaAGAAAATCAGAATGTTTTATAGCCACATTGTCTTCATTAACTAAATACaattacaaaaaaagaaacaatttttcgaaataataagatcattaattattttgtaattggTTTTTAAGTTTTCATTGCAACTATGGACATTGATACAGTAACAATTTTTAAAGGTCgtatttatgatatttctcaCTTATATTTTCAATGTTCTTATTAATACCATTACTGAGtaaaatagtattaaaatatttttaaaaacatatAACACTAATACTTAttcctaaataataaaataaacctTTTAAGATTTGGTTTAGCTgtggataaaaaaaagaataagcCGAATTAAGATCGACTATCATAATGTGTATAATTCTATAACCTCTATCTTAATATTGTATCTGCATATTCATACATACCTGTTGATGGTGAAGTTCTTCCGAAGGTCGAAAACCCAAGTTTTCCCTATGTCGGGATAGAGATGTAGACAATTGTTGTCTTTTACACTCTGAAGTAGCTATTTCCTatttgaagaataaaatattgaaGATATTCTTTACATTCATTGAATAACACAGTAGTAACAAAATGTAAGAAATACTCACTTCGCCGTCGTTGTTAAGAAGTGTAGTTGTCATAACATCTGATGTAAACCATTTTTGGCCTTTCATAACAATATTTGATGGTGGTTCATGGGTAGCACCAATATCAGCAGACCACACCATTACAGTTGCACCTGCTTCTAATTTTGCAGTACGATGGAACTTAAATACTGTTTCCAGAGAACTAGCTTTACGAATAATTTGCCAACCACTAAGTCCTATTtcctataaaaaataaaaataaattgaaaacatTAAATATAGTATGATAGAATTATTGAACATGCTGGAATACTTTATTCAGTGCTAAATATCTTACTTTATTGCCTTTATTGGTGAGTTTGACAAATCGTCCTTGAGGATCAGCTTCTGTAATTTCTATGTCCCCTCTAGATGTTCCAGATACACTATAATCAGTACTACTACGTTCTTCACTTTCCTCTAACAAAGTGCGTTTTCGTTTTCCACCTCTTAATGGCGTGTGTCTTGAAGGAGTAGTCCTGCCACTAGACGCTGTTGAACTTGACTGTACAGGCATGATGTTTaatctgtaaataaataaatatgaaatatttacaaaattctttttcatttAATGCTTGTAACTAcattgtattataatatataaaatttataaatatttttatagaacatTAACTGTATTACCTGGCTTCTTCAGATTCCAAAAGTTTTCGATATGCTGCAATTTCCAAATCAAGAGCAACCTTGATATCCATAAGATCTTGATATTCTTGTATTTGTTGAGCCATTTCATCACGTATACGTGCTAGCTCTGCTTCCAAAGATGCTACATTTTCTGCATGACGGGCCTTCTCATTTTCACGTAAATTTTCTAAATCCCTGTATTTAAATTTgtacaataaatttaaatttatcctatatttaaattattacaaCTTGTACAATAGCTTAAAATACttaaaatttattacataaaaatataaattcaattaGTTCATAATAAATTACCTTATTCGTGCACTAAAAGCATTATTTGATGCTTCCAATTCATTGATTCTTTGATTAAGTGTATCAATCCTTGTTCTTGTTTGCCTTAATTCCTCAACAGCTAAACTTGCTGCTCCACTGTTACGTTGGGCATGGGCTgccaaatttttaattttattttcatataataattcaatttcttCTCTATTAGCTCGCATCTGAGCTTCATATTGATCTCGTAATTCATGCAAAGATTTTTGCATTTTAGCTTCATATTCCTCAGCAAGACGACCATCTATTTCAGAGATTTCAATCTAgaataaaatatagtaaaaatGGACAATCATACAGAAACATTTATACTAAATATACCTATAACTATGtggttattttttaaaatggCACTAACTAAATACCGTCAAATACAAACCTGTCTCTTTGTTCGTGTTTCCGTTAATTCCTGTTGATACATTTGGTCTTTAAAGCTAATATCTTCCTTTAAActttgaatattattttcaagAACAATACGTTGTAGAGTTTCTTCTCCCAGATGTTTACGGGAATCTTCTAACAATGCCTTCAATTTCTCTACTTCTTGTTCTAATTCATTTCTCCTCTCAGTATCTTTTTTACGTTCTGCTTGACACTGATTATATTGTGATTGTAAATCATTATAGCGTGTTTCATATAATAATGAATTTCTTTCAGCAACTTGTAAGTCCATTAACTTTTTATCTAATCTGAGAAAACCAcacaaaatatttacaaaatttattagctaagaaatatttaaaatacagttatagattttagatattttaatattataatattaatatttaatatcataatataatatattaaaatattataatctatatatgacaaaatgtataatatcatattatatttaaatataatatctaAAACTTTCATAACTCAACAGTGCAATCTCATGCATTGTTCTCCatttatgtattaaaaatattaaatttgacattatataatacaaaaaatcttttcatatttctcttctaagtatgtatatacataataaattccatgaaaaaattttaatcatttaaGACATTCTGGTAGTCGAAAACAAGAGAGCTTTAGTGTTTCTATTTCAGGCAACGACCCACAtcgagaattttattttgtacaaCGATGTCTCGAAAAGTTTTAATATTTCGTTAGTTTAAAATGTACAGTATATTAGACtcgtaaaatataatatgtatcaatgtgatataaaaatgtgataaataaaataaaatgtaacaaATAAAGACTAATTCAAATactcaattaaaaaataataagtatataaaataaaaacgattcTCTGGAATGAAGTAAAATTTATAGGCCacacatatataaattttaccCATGACAAGATTTTACCACAAAAAACGCTAGGTTTGGATCATCATACGAAAACAAGTATTTTACAACTCTATCAATGTCACTTCCTTCACCAAGAAGTATCGTTTTTTATAACTGCTATATAGCCAACATTGacaatgtatgtatacatatatgttacaTATAATTTCATCATAATGATAACTGCAGTAAATTTTGAAGATCGATAAAAAAATGAttgggaaaattaaaaatattacacatttcgaattttttaaCGACTGGCTTACACTttacaatacactttacaatacaaaataaaacaaaaagctGAATATAAATCCAGACGCTAAAACCCTCAGCAGTCGAGTTCAAAAACATAGTGGAGATATTCCGTTAAACAAAACACAagcaaatatatacatatgtactatATTGATATTCCTCAAAATATACTATGTATGTAAACTACAAAGAGTCAAAGTTTCAATCCAACCGAAACATtagtttttcattttattacttgtgtttattcataaaaatataaactattaaattttcgatatttcataatattaaatatatgtttacAATAAATCTAAAGACATTTCTAcatactatatgtatatacatacatacttttATTCGTTTCTATCTTTTAGCCTGTTAAACAAAGTAATATGTATTTCCCGCTTCTCGTTTCTCGTTTTACTTGTATTTTTATCGATTGCTCAAACGCTTGCTCGAAAGGAGGTCAATGTTTTTAGTCGAGGTTATACATGCGGTTGAAGATGACATCACCGCCGCATAGTAAACGTGACACAATCGCTCGTAGTAACGTCACGTTTCAAGTTAGTTAGGCACACCCAAATATTCCGAAAATTTTATAACGAATTTTATCAATGGAACATCATTCTcttgaaaatttcattcaacTACGTTCTAGCGATATATATTTCGGAAAAATAAACATAAGGAATTGATATTCGATTTTAAAGAATACTATAGATAACTACTACAGATAAACTTCGTGGTATATTTTCTTTAGATTAGAATGTAACAATTAGGAAAAGGGAAAAGTAAACAAACGTGCAAATTCTTTTCACAGATATATATCTATACCCATATTTTGATAAAGCTATATAAATGCTATAAATGAATTTCTATTGCATtaacataatataaaaatcccatttatgtttgatgttccttagaTATCTAGCCTAGTTATAGCAATCAACATTGATAGTGTCATTTGACTTATAGTGAAGCACACTTAAAGTGAAGTGCATAATACATGTAATAAAACAATGTAACTAAACAATTTGTatcaataaatgtatacaatggCTTAATTCTGAATTAAGTTAAGAGTCATTAAATTAACATTAAACCAATGTATAAAGCATTTGCATATCATTACACATGTTTACCATTCATTAATGTATACAAGCAAATGTAGGAGTAATAAGAATTCTAACATGCAAATGTTGAAGTACAATGTACGTCTATATAtcgaaatacattttttaagtataaaaatagacaattataaaatacattacTTCCTGATATCCTTGTATttaattctaataattttttaaacatgtattattttcttttaattccacatattttatttacaaatatactttattttgttattagagaacaaaatttttttcttaagtatcaatattaattttatcattttcttcggCAAACACATTCAAATATTGTTACATTTTAATTGGtgatatgaaatttataaataacattGAATCAGATAGAAAATATATCTAACGAACCGTATGTAAACAACCCTTACAGAATCaaccatttatttttataaatttcggaaatatttattgcaaaacaATAATActatttgcaaaaatatatcatgaactataaatataagtataccTTTATCATAACTTTCCAAATAATCACCTCCATCTATACCCCAAATTTTgcgatatttttgtaaataacgcgtaataaaatgcaaattatatacaatatatacataaaatataaatgcaaatcAAACGGTTTCGAGCTCGTAAACATAGCGGGAATTAACGCTAAAACATGAGACATGCTGGTTACAAGAAATCGTAAATTTTATAATTGCCTCGGCCTCGTCCCTTTGAAATCAGGCTTGCATCGATTCATACGTATTTCCGAGACGCATTATCACTCGACCAGAATAAAACTAAATGTGACTTACGTGGACTTGAGCTCCTCGTTATTATCCCATAACCGTTTGGTATCAATTTCTAGCTTTGCTCGTTCTCTCGCAGTGTCATCCAATAGTTTCCTTGCATCGGACAATTCATGCTCGTACATAGATTTTATATTAGATACTTCGCGGGTGATAGTCTCCTGGGTCGTCTGTACCTCCCGCGTAAGTCTCGAATTCTCGGTTTCCAAATGTCGTACTTTGTCAATGTAGCAAGCCAACCGATCATTTAGATTCTGTAAATCTTGCTTTTCCTGAAGACGTGAATAACGGGTCGGACTCAAAGGACTCCCTGGCCGCTGGCCGATCGGCGTTGACGTGCTGAATTGTGACGACTGCACGTTGCTACTCGAACTCGCCGCTGTGCTCTTCTTTGTTGCCTTCGTTGACATTTTGTTTCAcaataaatcaatttttttattgcACTATCACTCGCCCTGGCACTATCAAATCATCAATTTGGTGCACAATAACACCGTGTCCGTGAAAGACGCTTCCAGCGAATTTAAAAAACTACCGAAGCCCAAATCCTCTTGCCTCGATCAACGGAAGAACTGTTTAGCGGTGA harbors:
- the LOC117157858 gene encoding lamin Dm0 isoform X1 — its product is MSTKATKKSTAASSSSNVQSSQFSTSTPIGQRPGSPLSPTRYSRLQEKQDLQNLNDRLACYIDKVRHLETENSRLTREVQTTQETITREVSNIKSMYEHELSDARKLLDDTARERAKLEIDTKRLWDNNEELKSTLDKKLMDLQVAERNSLLYETRYNDLQSQYNQCQAERKKDTERRNELEQEVEKLKALLEDSRKHLGEETLQRIVLENNIQSLKEDISFKDQMYQQELTETRTKRQIEISEIDGRLAEEYEAKMQKSLHELRDQYEAQMRANREEIELLYENKIKNLAAHAQRNSGAASLAVEELRQTRTRIDTLNQRINELEASNNAFSARIRDLENLRENEKARHAENVASLEAELARIRDEMAQQIQEYQDLMDIKVALDLEIAAYRKLLESEEARLNIMPVQSSSTASSGRTTPSRHTPLRGGKRKRTLLEESEERSSTDYSVSGTSRGDIEITEADPQGRFVKLTNKGNKEIGLSGWQIIRKASSLETVFKFHRTAKLEAGATVMVWSADIGATHEPPSNIVMKGQKWFTSDVMTTTLLNNDGEEIATSECKRQQLSTSLSRHRENLGFRPSEELHHQQGDPQGEEFCRLM
- the LOC117157858 gene encoding lamin-C isoform X2, with translation MSTKATKKSTAASSSSNVQSSQFSTSTPIGQRPGSPLSPTRYSRLQEKQDLQNLNDRLACYIDKVRHLETENSRLTREVQTTQETITREVSNIKSMYEHELSDARKLLDDTARERAKLEIDTKRLWDNNEELKSTLDKKLMDLQVAERNSLLYETRYNDLQSQYNQCQAERKKDTERRNELEQEVEKLKALLEDSRKHLGEETLQRIVLENNIQSLKEDISFKDQMYQQELTETRTKRQIEISEIDGRLAEEYEAKMQKSLHELRDQYEAQMRANREEIELLYENKIKNLAAHAQRNSGAASLAVEELRQTRTRIDTLNQRINELEASNNAFSARIRDLENLRENEKARHAENVASLEAELARIRDEMAQQIQEYQDLMDIKVALDLEIAAYRKLLESEEARLNIMPVQSSSTASSGRTTPSRHTPLRGGKRKRTLLEESEERSSTDYSVSGTSRGDIEITEADPQGRFVKLTNKGNKEIGLSGWQIIRKASSLETVFKFHRTAKLEAGATVMVWSADIGATHEPPSNIVMKGQKWFTSDVMTTTLLNNDGEEIATSECKRQQLSTSLSRHRENLGFRPSEELHHQQRRYLYPY